In one window of Corynebacterium incognita DNA:
- a CDS encoding lysophospholipid acyltransferase family protein — protein MADASLNLKKRGHIFRVPATLGRFSPHAESRETVYNRIIVTLAKQVLRAQGITATVVGVENIPATGGAILVMNHTGYYDFIFGMVPAHLRGKRLVRFMAKKEIFDVPVIGKLMGVMKHVPVDRERGATSIAPTIEALRAGKLVGIFPEATISRSFELKDFKTGAVRIADAADAPLIPMACWGSQRIWTKGGKKNLGRTKLPVRIHVGEPVDPSGDPEEATLKLKAAVQALLDDARAGYEAEHGPFDPGADWMPVSMGGGAPTLEEANRMDEEDRAAKRARREAKARGKR, from the coding sequence ATGGCTGACGCGAGCCTGAATCTGAAGAAGCGCGGGCACATCTTCCGGGTGCCCGCCACCTTGGGGCGTTTTAGCCCCCACGCCGAGTCCCGCGAGACGGTGTACAACCGCATCATCGTGACCCTGGCCAAGCAGGTCTTGCGCGCGCAGGGCATCACCGCCACCGTGGTGGGCGTGGAAAACATCCCCGCCACCGGCGGCGCGATCCTGGTGATGAACCACACCGGCTACTACGACTTCATCTTCGGAATGGTGCCGGCGCACCTGCGCGGCAAGCGCCTGGTCCGGTTCATGGCGAAGAAGGAAATCTTCGACGTGCCCGTCATCGGCAAGCTCATGGGCGTCATGAAGCACGTGCCCGTAGACCGCGAGCGCGGCGCCACCTCCATCGCGCCGACCATCGAGGCTTTGCGCGCGGGCAAGCTTGTGGGCATCTTCCCCGAGGCCACTATTTCCCGCAGCTTTGAGCTCAAGGACTTCAAGACCGGCGCGGTGCGCATCGCCGACGCCGCGGACGCCCCGCTCATCCCCATGGCCTGCTGGGGCTCCCAGCGCATCTGGACCAAGGGCGGCAAGAAGAACCTCGGGCGCACCAAGCTGCCGGTGCGCATCCACGTCGGTGAGCCGGTAGACCCCAGCGGCGATCCGGAGGAGGCTACCTTGAAGCTCAAGGCCGCGGTCCAGGCGTTGCTTGACGACGCCCGTGCGGGCTACGAGGCCGAGCACGGCCCCTTCGATCCCGGTGCCGACTGGATGCCGGTATCTATGGGCGGCGGCGCGCCGACCTTGGAGGAGGCCAACCGCATGGACGAAGAAGACCGCGCGGCCAAACGCGCGCGTCGTGAAGCGAAAGCAAGGGGGAAACGTTAA